In one window of Cellulophaga sp. HaHa_2_95 DNA:
- a CDS encoding FUSC family membrane protein, which translates to MVKEFLKDILLFLKSSNFYKGVLQTVAVITPLIIFNFFGHISYAIPIAIGVFLNIPGNIPGTLRRKIYSTLISIVLTMAVTLIVSYAKQNFVALLLTITILSFFISLISAYGFRGSLIAFCGLLAIVLSLVSRNTTLGIWTYVGLIGIGGLWFLLVLCLSHWIAPKKDEDQLLSETLRITGSYLKVRGKLLIEKEKRDQLLIKTLKLQTELNEKHEILRELLLSERKQIGRSHFDEKRVLIFISLIDILELALANTLDYSKIDVIFKNRSVLEEFKTLNTTMGNHLQVLSKILMNKKKVQNKNELLDGLAVIEKTIQNYIASVELPAGREGIITLRNLQDYQEQQVTKIRAIRRVMNNVTKDKISFKDKEATQFITTQEYSLQIIAQHFTFKSPIFRHALRLTIAIVFGFTFGTLIGIKNPYWIVLTLIVLMRPSYGLTKERAINRIIGTIIGALFALAIIFITSNTIIYMVLAAVSLVIAFSLIQQSYRSAAAFITINVIFVYALLEPNSLVVVKFRVLDTFIGALLAVIANYTLWPSWEFMNLNPVIINSIQKNKAYLAAVSKIYHTKEIKNLDYKMARKEAFLAISNLNAAFQRMTQDPKSKQKEMQLIYEFVSLNNTFLSALASMGSFIQNHTTTASSENFDAFISHIENQLENAETLLSENKTAIIKEHKKIETAEEALKNSFTTLSNQRDQQIKEGQHKIDLEMRLQLQEAHLVTNQLTWLKGLSEDIYKNSTKYTQLFNNKKT; encoded by the coding sequence ATGGTTAAGGAATTTCTAAAAGACATTCTATTATTTCTTAAAAGTTCTAATTTTTACAAAGGAGTGCTGCAGACGGTAGCCGTAATAACACCTCTAATTATTTTTAACTTTTTCGGCCATATTTCCTATGCCATTCCTATAGCTATAGGTGTATTTCTCAATATTCCTGGGAATATTCCTGGCACCCTAAGACGAAAAATATATAGTACACTCATCAGTATTGTGCTCACAATGGCTGTAACGTTAATTGTATCTTACGCCAAACAGAATTTTGTAGCACTACTTCTTACGATAACCATCTTATCTTTCTTTATTTCCTTAATCTCGGCGTATGGTTTTCGCGGGTCTTTGATTGCCTTTTGCGGCTTACTAGCCATTGTCTTGAGCCTCGTAAGCAGAAATACTACCCTAGGTATTTGGACCTATGTAGGCCTTATCGGGATCGGCGGACTTTGGTTTCTCTTAGTATTATGCCTATCTCATTGGATTGCTCCTAAAAAAGACGAAGACCAATTACTCTCGGAAACTTTACGTATAACAGGCAGCTATTTGAAAGTAAGGGGTAAATTATTAATAGAGAAGGAAAAAAGAGATCAGCTATTAATAAAAACTTTAAAACTACAAACAGAACTTAATGAGAAGCACGAGATTTTAAGAGAACTTCTTTTAAGCGAAAGAAAACAAATAGGAAGGTCTCATTTTGATGAAAAAAGAGTTTTAATATTTATTTCATTAATTGATATTTTAGAATTAGCCTTAGCGAATACCTTAGATTATTCTAAAATAGACGTCATTTTCAAAAACCGTTCTGTTTTAGAAGAGTTTAAGACACTAAATACCACTATGGGCAACCACCTGCAGGTATTGTCCAAAATATTAATGAATAAGAAAAAAGTTCAAAATAAAAACGAACTTTTAGACGGGCTTGCCGTTATTGAAAAAACCATTCAAAATTACATCGCTTCGGTAGAACTCCCTGCTGGCCGCGAAGGAATCATCACCCTTAGAAACCTTCAAGACTACCAAGAGCAGCAAGTAACAAAAATACGCGCCATAAGAAGGGTAATGAATAATGTTACCAAAGATAAAATATCATTTAAAGACAAAGAAGCTACTCAATTTATAACCACACAGGAATATAGCCTTCAAATTATAGCGCAACATTTCACATTTAAGTCGCCCATATTTCGTCATGCACTTAGGTTAACTATCGCTATTGTTTTTGGTTTTACGTTTGGAACGCTTATCGGAATAAAAAACCCGTATTGGATAGTGCTTACTTTAATCGTTTTAATGAGACCAAGCTATGGCTTGACCAAAGAAAGAGCCATCAATAGAATTATAGGAACTATTATAGGAGCTCTATTTGCGCTAGCCATTATCTTTATAACTAGTAATACCATAATATATATGGTTCTAGCGGCCGTATCCTTAGTTATTGCATTCTCTTTGATACAGCAAAGTTATCGGTCTGCTGCTGCATTTATTACTATAAATGTGATATTTGTTTACGCATTATTGGAACCTAATAGCCTAGTGGTGGTTAAATTTCGCGTGCTTGATACTTTCATTGGTGCCTTACTTGCTGTGATCGCTAATTACACGCTGTGGCCTTCGTGGGAGTTTATGAACTTAAACCCCGTGATTATAAATTCCATTCAAAAAAATAAGGCGTATTTGGCCGCTGTCAGCAAAATTTACCACACGAAAGAAATTAAAAACTTAGATTACAAAATGGCTCGTAAGGAAGCCTTCTTAGCCATTAGTAATTTAAACGCCGCTTTTCAACGCATGACTCAAGACCCTAAATCTAAACAAAAAGAGATGCAACTTATTTATGAATTTGTCTCTCTAAACAATACCTTCTTGTCTGCCTTAGCCTCTATGGGTAGTTTTATTCAAAATCATACTACTACAGCGTCTAGTGAAAATTTTGATGCTTTTATTTCCCATATAGAAAACCAACTGGAAAATGCAGAAACCCTCCTATCTGAAAATAAAACAGCTATAATTAAGGAACACAAAAAAATTGAAACCGCAGAAGAGGCTTTAAAAAATTCATTTACAACACTATCCAATCAAAGGGACCAACAAATAAAAGAAGGTCAGCACAAGATAGACTTAGAAATGCGTTTACAATTGCAAGAAGCGCATTTAGTCACCAACCAACTCACTTGGCTTAAAGGTTTATCTGAAGATATTTACAAGAACAGTACCAAGTATACCCAACTATTTAACAACAAAAAAACCTAG
- a CDS encoding DUF2911 domain-containing protein, which produces MKKILTLTAVVACLVFSTTASAQKFSGLDKSPMDVAAYPTSYKVSEKVAKVSYSRPQLKGRSIAELAPAGAVWRTGANEAVEVTFYTDVTFGGSAVKAGTYSLFTIPGTDEWTVILNSKLNQWGAYSYDESADVVRVKGAVSKGTESLDAFSMAFKENDKNADLVIGWGTVRVAVPVAATM; this is translated from the coding sequence ATGAAAAAAATTCTTACCCTTACAGCCGTAGTGGCATGTTTAGTATTTAGTACTACTGCAAGTGCTCAAAAATTTAGTGGATTAGACAAGAGTCCAATGGATGTTGCTGCTTACCCTACAAGTTATAAAGTATCAGAAAAGGTAGCTAAAGTTAGCTATAGCAGACCACAGTTAAAAGGGCGTTCTATTGCAGAATTAGCTCCTGCTGGTGCCGTATGGAGAACTGGTGCGAATGAAGCTGTTGAAGTTACTTTCTACACAGATGTAACCTTTGGTGGATCTGCAGTGAAAGCTGGAACATATTCTTTATTTACCATCCCTGGAACTGATGAGTGGACTGTTATTTTAAACAGTAAGCTAAACCAATGGGGTGCTTACTCTTATGATGAAAGTGCTGATGTTGTCCGTGTAAAAGGAGCCGTTAGCAAGGGTACGGAATCTTTAGATGCTTTTTCTATGGCATTTAAAGAAAATGATAAAAATGCTGATTTAGTTATTGGATGGGGGACTGTTAGAGTTGCCGTACCAGTTGCAGCTACTATGTAA